The following nucleotide sequence is from Paenibacillus odorifer.
CCCTGACGGCAATGGCAAAAATGATACGTACGGATTCATAGGCGGAATGAATAAAGAAGGTAATCTGCAAACCTACGGCTTCGATAGTTTGATGTGGATGTTTGGTGTCAATCCTCCCTCAGCCATTGATGTGAAAGACAATGAACCAGTGTTCCTGTTTACCGACCCAAAAATGAAAGAAGCACTCGCTTATATCAATAAAATGATGGAAGCTAAAGTTGTAGATCCAGACTGGGTGACGATGAATACTCCCGATTTATTGGACCAAAAGTTATTTAAGGGTAAAGTTGGCTTCATGATAAGAGATGCCCGCAGGCTGGAACCAGATTATCAGCAAAAAATGAAAGAAATCAGTGGAGAGGTGCCGGAATGGATCGTCATTCCTCCAATGACAGGTCCTTATGGTGATCAAATTGTAGAGAGAAAATCGTTCCAAGGCAATTCATGGGCCATATCCAAGAAAGCGGATAAGGACAAAATCATTCGGATCTTGTCCATGCTAAATTATCTCTTTACGGACAAAGAAGCATATCCGAATTTTGCATACGGAATTAAAGGGATTCATTGGGATTCGGTAGACGGCAAGATCAAAAATAAAACCTCCGAATTATCAAAGGAAATGAAAGAAAAGTACTTATGGGTCGATCATTATAGAATGCCGCGTCGTGGTGATGATGCTGAGTACTTCAGCTTCCAGAATCCTAAGACGGCAGAAGCTTTTGAGAACAATCAGAAATACGTGGCGGCTACGTTGCCCGGGAATTTATTGACTGAAGACCCGAACGATTCATTGGCAGCTGACCGCCAACGTTACATTAATGAAAGCTTGGTCAAATTTATGACTGGCAAAGAGCCTCTTTCGAACTGGGACAATTTCCTCAATACATTGGAAACTAAGTTTGACATGCAGAAGTATAAAGACTCAGTAATCAAGCAATTTAAAGAAGCAGGCTTAATCAAGTAAATCAAGTAGAAACGGCTTCGCCGTCCTTTTAAAGGGCGGTACCGTTTCAGCGAGAAAGATAAGGAACATTTATGCGCGAAGCATATAAATTCTTATCTTTTAAACGAAGAGAGCGGCTATAATTAGCCCCTCTCTTTATTGAAATATAAGAAAGTATAAGTTTTACTTTATACTTTATCCTTCTATTTTTCGAAGAAACGCTTATCGTCCTTAAAAAGGACGCCGAAGGCGTTTCTTCTTATCATATGCTATTATTTGTTTATTACAGATTTAAAAGGAAGATGATCGATGCGAAGAAGAATCAGCTTGCCTTTAAAACTATTTTTTATCGTGTTTGCATTTGTATTAAGCTGCATAATCTTGATAAGTCAATTGTCTTATCGCTATGTCCAAAAGGAAATAAGAACCTCTGACATTTATTACACCAACCAAATACTTGATAAGATTGATCAGTATTTCACAGTTAATTTTTCCTCCTTCCAGACGATGCTGTTCTCGGTCGAGTCATCGGTGAAAGCCAACATTGACAATCCGGACGTGATTAAAAAGCAATTAAGAGAGCTGTATGAACTCAACAGTAATTACGTCAGTAATATTTATTTGATCAAAAGCGATTTATCCATTCTAGGCGGAAGTACACCTACCCGAATATTTGATGAACCTTTATCTGAAAGAGAACCATTGTTTGAGGCAGCTGACAAGAACAGAAGGATTACATTTGTCAGTGATCCTTACAAATCTAAATATTCCGGCTGGACAGTTACGATGGTCCGATATCTGAACAGTGCTCCGTTTCCTATGGCCATTGCGGTAGACTTAGATCTAAATGCCATTGAAGAAACCTTGTTCAAGATTAATAAAAAAGAACAAATGAATTTGGCTCTAATCACCGCATCGGGAAAAATCATTGCCGGGTTTTCGGAAAATAAAGGACCCCTGAATGTTCAAGATCATACTTTTTCAGTCGGTGAAACGTCAGCGGAACAAATTCTGGATACTACAGAAACAAACCTTCAACTGCACACCAAGGAGGGGATTCAGGTCTCCCTTCTGAAAAAACCGACTGAAAAATTTAATTGGACCATCATCTCAATCAACGATGAATCACGCCTAAAAGCTGCTTTATCCAGATTGGAAACCTATTATATAGAGCTTCTAGCTGCAGGTTTTCTCTTAAGTCTGTTCGTTTCCTTCTTTATTGCCAAATATATAAGGACTCCGCTCTATGCACTCAAAACAAAAATGAAGCGGGTGGAGCAAGGCTCCCTCACAACTACAATATCGATTAACCGAAACGATGAGTTTGGAGATCTTTCCCGAGCATTCGATCGTATGCTGCAGCAAATTGTGGAACTGATTCGGGGAGCAGAGCTTCATAATGAACTTGAACGCAAGCTGGAAATTCAAGTACTGCAGTCTCAAATAAACCCTCATTTTCTGTATAACACGCTTGGTTCTATCAGCAATGTCATACGACTCGGACAAATAGAGAAAGTAGATGTGGTGATTGAGTCTCTTATTTCAATATTGGAATATGGGATAGCCGACGCTTCGGAGAAGGTATCACTGCGTCAGGAATTGCAAAATGTATCGGACTATATCGCGATCCAGAACATCCGCTATAACAGAAACTTCCACTTAATCGAAAATATCGAAGCAGGGCTAATAGATTTTCCGGTTTTTAGAATGCTGTTGCAGCCCCTTGTGGAGAATAGTATCTTCCATGGTTATAACGGAGGGGGGATCGAAGGCCCTATTACTATTCATGCGTACAGGGAGGGTGGCAATGTCATCATAGAAGTAGTTGATCAGGGCGAGGGAATTCCAACTGATAAAATAAAGCATATTCTAATTTCAGAACCGGGGGATGTGGAATTGAAAAGGAAAAGAATCGGGTTAAACAATATTCATGACCGAATCAGACTTCACTACGGAGAAGAGTTCGGGCTCCAAATCATAAGCATACCTAAGGAAATAACCCGGGTTCGCGCCTTATTCCCAGCAGGCTTGTTTAAAGGAGATGCATGATGATGAGAGACTACACCTGCTTCATTGTTGACGATGAAGATCTAATCATTCAGAGATTGGAATTGTTTTTTCACGAGCGCTCCCTTAGGGATAAGCGATTTCATTTAGTGGGAAAAGCGAATAATGGGCTGAAGGGGATAGAGGAGATCGTAAAGCTTAAACCGGATATCGTAATATCTGATATCGTCATGCCGCGAATGGATGGGATTTCCATGATTGAGCAGCTAAAGCCAAAGCTTCCCCATACCCAATTCATTCTTTTGACCGCTTATTCATCCTTTGAATATGCCCAGAGAGCTATTCAAGCCAACGTATTGGAGTACATTGTTAAGGTTCCGCTCAGAGATGCGGATTTGGATCGGGTTTTAGATAAGGCAGCCGGGATTTTAAATGAAGTTAAGAAAAAAGAAGCGGAATTTCAATCGTTAAACGTATCCGTGCTTGAAAATAAATATAGAGTCCGCAAGCAATTTTTTAACGAGCTTATCAGAGGCGAAATCCCTTCTCATCGGGCATCAGATTTTGCCAATCGTATGCAGTTTCATTTCTTTCAAGCCAACTATCGCTGCTTCATTGTCGAGATGAATATGTATGAAAGTTTCCGAAATGATTATTCAGCGTCTGATCAGAACATATTGAGGTATGCGATTACAAATATAATCGAAGAAACGGTGATGAATGGTGGCAGTGGTGTAGCTGCGGATCTATCCGATAATCGGTTTATTGGCTTTCTATCCTGGGAAAATAATCGTAGTGATCTGGAAACGGAATATGATTGCCAGACATTGGGGGGGCAGATCGTCTCCCATTTGCATCAATATTTGAATCAAAGGGTATCCGTCGCTTTTGGAGGTCCACACCGAGGCTGGGAATCCATCAAACAAGCTTACACGGAAGCACAAAATGTGAGTGATGATTTCTATTATCATACAGAGAAAGTAGTAAAAACACCCATGCATCGGTTCCATTACCATAATGACAGAAAAGAAGAATTTCAGCAGAAATTGGCTGATTTTCTTGCTGGGGTGAAAAGAAAGGTTTCCAAGGAAGAGCTGGAGAAAGCATTTGCTGATCTGAACCAATTTGTTACGGACCATAAAATCCATAAGTCCATCATGGCGCCTATGTTAAGAGACTTGTACAGAGACATTATTGTGAAGTTTAAATCGGGGAACAAGTTGGCCACGGAAGTAGCAGAGTTTCCCATAGAATTTTTAGCTTTTCGGGAGCAGCTTGCCTATATTGGCGACTTTACCTTCGAATATGTACACGCTGGCCAACTTTTACATCGTATAGAAATCATGAGTGCTATGCGGTTTATAGAGAAAAACCTGAAACAGCGATTAACGCTCGAGGCGATTGCCGAGGAAGTGAATTTAGCTCCATCGTATTTTAGCAGCTTATTCAAAAAAACAATGAACGAAGGTGTTATCAGCTACATCAATCGTAAAAAAATCCAATTAGCTCTCGAGCTGTTAAATGTTCAGGATTATTCTATATTGGAATTGTGCGAGGAAGTAGGAATTGTGAATGAAGGTTATTTTTGCAAATTATTTAAAGAATATACGGGTGATACTCCTAAGCAATATCGGATAAAAATGACACGGTATGAATCCAATTAAGGTTGCAAAAAATGTGTGATTTTTTCGCGAAATCATGTAAAAAAAAAGGGAGCAAAAGGATTACCATGATAAAAGGATCTAATCATGGAGGTTATCAAAATGGAGCTTATTAAAGCAGATGTAACCGTCGTCGGCGGAGGTATTGCTGGGATATGCGCTGCCATTGCTGCCGCACGCCAAGGGCTGCAAGTGTCACTTATTAATGATCGACCGGTTCTTGGGGGAAATGCGAGCAGCGAGGTCAGGGTTCATATCAACGGGTCGGCATATCTCGGAAACAGTCCATCCTATTATGCACGCGAAGGAGGGTTGGTGGAAGAACTCAAGTTGAAGATTTTCCACTATAATCCGTTATACAACAAGAAGCTGATGCTTTCGCTTTCGGATACGGTCTTGTTGGATATGGTCTATGCTGAGCCTAACATTTCTCTATTTCTGAATACATGCGTGCATGAAACGGGCATGGAGAACGGCAGAATTAAATGGGTGGAGGGCCTTCAATTGGCTTCCGAAAGGAAATTTCGTTTTGAAAGCCGAACCTATATCGATTGCTCCGGAGATGGAGTTGTCGGATATCAGGCAGGTGCTCTCTTCCGATGGGGGAGAGAAGCGAAACATGAATACAAGGAAGAATTGGCTCCTGAAGTGGCGGACCATTACACCATGGGCGATACGATCCTGTTTCAAGCCCGTGACGTAGGATATTCCGTTCCATACAAAAGACCTGGCTTTGCGTATGATATTACGAAGTTGGCCTTTTTCGATAGTATCAGAAAAGGCTTGAACCATCGGGCTTTTCCAAGAAAAATCAACGGGCTTGGCGGATTGTGGTGGCTGGAATACGGCGGACATATGGATATTATCAAAAATAATGAAGACATCGCGTTGGAACTGCGGAAATTGGTGTACGGGATTTGGGATTATCTCAAAAATAGCGGTGAATTTGATGATGTAGACAATCTCATCTTGGATTATGTATGCCCGATCCCGGGAAAGCGGGAGTCGAGGAGGTTTATTGGGGATCACATGTTGTCTCAGAACGATCTCACAGCAAAGCCGCATTTCGAAGATGCTGTATCCGTCGGTGGATGGTATATGGATTTACATGCTAATAAGGGTATCTACGATGAGGGGCCGGCTACAGCTTGGAATTTCGTGCCCGGATTGTACAATATCCCTTTCCGCAGTTTATATTCACGAAATATTCCTAATCTCTTGTTCGCTGGTCGCAATATAAGTGCTACCCATGTGGCTTTCGGATCTACAAGGGTTATGGCAACCTGCGGTTGTATGGGGCAGGCGGTTGGAACAGCTGCTTCTTTGTGCTCGAAATATGAGGTAGACCCCGCGGCCATAGTCGAAGCTCATATGGGGGAGCTGCAGGCGCTACTGCTTCGAGACGGGCAAACCATTGTAGGCCTTCAAGAAGAATTGGATCCTTACTTCGCTGACGGATTAACTATTCGTGCCTCGTCTCAGCGCAGTTATGACAATCTTCATCCAACCGTAGAGATTTCCTTGGAGAAAGGGTTATGTTTGGTCTTGCCGATTCAGACATCCGTGGCTGAAAGCGTACGGATCAAAATTAAAAATAGGTCCAAGCATTCGGAAACTCTACATGTGAAGCTGTTTGGCGGGGAACGGAAGGAAAATTACATTCCAACCAGCGAGTTGAGAGACTACCACT
It contains:
- a CDS encoding extracellular solute-binding protein; translation: MQRKAITFAILTAMVGVGTVLSGCGEQKEVTSTASGNSQGQSSPFETKLKISMFNQGTFNAAAPIPPREEDIQRQMLEKAVNIDLEMLIPQSGQATTKLNTLIAGGDIPDLIFLKSRADLAQYYDQGVLADLTPYLDQFPELQKRFSNDSWEAMSYQGKTIGVPGYDNVNGISRSFFIRNDWLKKLNMEVPTTPDELFEVMKAFTEKDPDGNGKNDTYGFIGGMNKEGNLQTYGFDSLMWMFGVNPPSAIDVKDNEPVFLFTDPKMKEALAYINKMMEAKVVDPDWVTMNTPDLLDQKLFKGKVGFMIRDARRLEPDYQQKMKEISGEVPEWIVIPPMTGPYGDQIVERKSFQGNSWAISKKADKDKIIRILSMLNYLFTDKEAYPNFAYGIKGIHWDSVDGKIKNKTSELSKEMKEKYLWVDHYRMPRRGDDAEYFSFQNPKTAEAFENNQKYVAATLPGNLLTEDPNDSLAADRQRYINESLVKFMTGKEPLSNWDNFLNTLETKFDMQKYKDSVIKQFKEAGLIK
- a CDS encoding sensor histidine kinase codes for the protein MRRRISLPLKLFFIVFAFVLSCIILISQLSYRYVQKEIRTSDIYYTNQILDKIDQYFTVNFSSFQTMLFSVESSVKANIDNPDVIKKQLRELYELNSNYVSNIYLIKSDLSILGGSTPTRIFDEPLSEREPLFEAADKNRRITFVSDPYKSKYSGWTVTMVRYLNSAPFPMAIAVDLDLNAIEETLFKINKKEQMNLALITASGKIIAGFSENKGPLNVQDHTFSVGETSAEQILDTTETNLQLHTKEGIQVSLLKKPTEKFNWTIISINDESRLKAALSRLETYYIELLAAGFLLSLFVSFFIAKYIRTPLYALKTKMKRVEQGSLTTTISINRNDEFGDLSRAFDRMLQQIVELIRGAELHNELERKLEIQVLQSQINPHFLYNTLGSISNVIRLGQIEKVDVVIESLISILEYGIADASEKVSLRQELQNVSDYIAIQNIRYNRNFHLIENIEAGLIDFPVFRMLLQPLVENSIFHGYNGGGIEGPITIHAYREGGNVIIEVVDQGEGIPTDKIKHILISEPGDVELKRKRIGLNNIHDRIRLHYGEEFGLQIISIPKEITRVRALFPAGLFKGDA
- a CDS encoding response regulator; protein product: MMMRDYTCFIVDDEDLIIQRLELFFHERSLRDKRFHLVGKANNGLKGIEEIVKLKPDIVISDIVMPRMDGISMIEQLKPKLPHTQFILLTAYSSFEYAQRAIQANVLEYIVKVPLRDADLDRVLDKAAGILNEVKKKEAEFQSLNVSVLENKYRVRKQFFNELIRGEIPSHRASDFANRMQFHFFQANYRCFIVEMNMYESFRNDYSASDQNILRYAITNIIEETVMNGGSGVAADLSDNRFIGFLSWENNRSDLETEYDCQTLGGQIVSHLHQYLNQRVSVAFGGPHRGWESIKQAYTEAQNVSDDFYYHTEKVVKTPMHRFHYHNDRKEEFQQKLADFLAGVKRKVSKEELEKAFADLNQFVTDHKIHKSIMAPMLRDLYRDIIVKFKSGNKLATEVAEFPIEFLAFREQLAYIGDFTFEYVHAGQLLHRIEIMSAMRFIEKNLKQRLTLEAIAEEVNLAPSYFSSLFKKTMNEGVISYINRKKIQLALELLNVQDYSILELCEEVGIVNEGYFCKLFKEYTGDTPKQYRIKMTRYESN
- a CDS encoding FAD-dependent oxidoreductase, whose amino-acid sequence is MELIKADVTVVGGGIAGICAAIAAARQGLQVSLINDRPVLGGNASSEVRVHINGSAYLGNSPSYYAREGGLVEELKLKIFHYNPLYNKKLMLSLSDTVLLDMVYAEPNISLFLNTCVHETGMENGRIKWVEGLQLASERKFRFESRTYIDCSGDGVVGYQAGALFRWGREAKHEYKEELAPEVADHYTMGDTILFQARDVGYSVPYKRPGFAYDITKLAFFDSIRKGLNHRAFPRKINGLGGLWWLEYGGHMDIIKNNEDIALELRKLVYGIWDYLKNSGEFDDVDNLILDYVCPIPGKRESRRFIGDHMLSQNDLTAKPHFEDAVSVGGWYMDLHANKGIYDEGPATAWNFVPGLYNIPFRSLYSRNIPNLLFAGRNISATHVAFGSTRVMATCGCMGQAVGTAASLCSKYEVDPAAIVEAHMGELQALLLRDGQTIVGLQEELDPYFADGLTIRASSQRSYDNLHPTVEISLEKGLCLVLPIQTSVAESVRIKIKNRSKHSETLHVKLFGGERKENYIPTSELRDYHLVITAGHDDWITLDLDCKKPADDKIYIILEGTASLAIYGNEEKLTGAVSFHYRPEEPSRLKKFNKSICFKDLMPAQNMYSPENVVNGYSRPYGQPNGWISEHSKGQEWLEFCFTSPKNLDEIHLVFNSQLDLEHFNDPIESLIQDYDMTLTLEDGTDRTIITRGNYLTLNKHKVDEKRVSRIRINFCATYGSPYFEVFAVKLFAPKIDK